Proteins from a genomic interval of Papaver somniferum cultivar HN1 chromosome 4, ASM357369v1, whole genome shotgun sequence:
- the LOC113274427 gene encoding neurofilament medium polypeptide-like isoform X1 yields the protein MKIERIASNFSVEAILDLNDEDIQVLSHGAFSDKNPNKSMASAWINDDGTYEISANSESGEFVSAYGYQSGESIQVYAQSGFEKQVEACADDADTNLQQQAETIAGADKEEQEVEKDDGKQSFEQQEPLTGARKEEVEEKEKVVDDAEKEEEAARGHEVQENPRVEEHVVTKIEPTKTQIKSSPPISTFNPFDAIGKEVSDVDVDDDDDEEEEDENNCDD from the exons ATGAAGATTGAGAGAATTGCATCAAACTTTAGTGTAGAAGCCATTCTTGACCTAAATGATGAAGATATTCAAGTTCTTTCTCATGGAGCATTTTCCGATAAAAATCCAAACAAATCCATGGCATCTGCTTGGATAAATGATGATGGTACATATGAGATTTCTGCAAATTCTGAGTCAGGAGAGTTTGTTTCTGCTTATGGTTATCAATCCGGAGAGTCTATTCAAGTTTATGCTCAATCTGGCTTTGAGAAACAAGTAGAAGCATGTGCTGATGATGCTGATACTAATCTCCAACAACAAGCTGAAACTATTGCTGGTGCTgataaagaagaacaagaagtagAAAAAGATGATGGAAAACAATCTTTTGAACAACAAGAACCTCTTACTGGTGCTCgtaaagaagaagtagaagagaaagaaaaagttgTTGATGAtgcagaaaaagaagaagaagctgccAGGGGACATGAAGTTCAAGAAAACCCTAGAGTTGAAGAGCATGTGGTAACAAAAATTGAGCCGACCAAAACACAAATCAAGTCATCCCCACCCATTTCCACATTCAACCCTTTTGATGCTATTGGA AAGGAGGTTagtgatgttgatgttgatgacgatgatgatgaggaggaggaggacgaAAACAATTGTGATGATTAA
- the LOC113274427 gene encoding serrate RNA effector molecule homolog isoform X2: MKIERIASNFSVEAILDLNDEDIQVLSHGAFSDKNPNKSMASAWINDDGTYEISANSESGEFVSAYGYQSGESIQVYAQSGFEKQVEACADDADTNLQQQAETIAGADKEEQEVEKDDGKQSFEQQEPLTGARKEEVEEKEKVVDDAEKEEEAARGHEVQENPRVEEHVVTKIEPTKTQIKSSPPISTFNPFDAIGEVSDVDVDDDDDEEEEDENNCDD; encoded by the exons ATGAAGATTGAGAGAATTGCATCAAACTTTAGTGTAGAAGCCATTCTTGACCTAAATGATGAAGATATTCAAGTTCTTTCTCATGGAGCATTTTCCGATAAAAATCCAAACAAATCCATGGCATCTGCTTGGATAAATGATGATGGTACATATGAGATTTCTGCAAATTCTGAGTCAGGAGAGTTTGTTTCTGCTTATGGTTATCAATCCGGAGAGTCTATTCAAGTTTATGCTCAATCTGGCTTTGAGAAACAAGTAGAAGCATGTGCTGATGATGCTGATACTAATCTCCAACAACAAGCTGAAACTATTGCTGGTGCTgataaagaagaacaagaagtagAAAAAGATGATGGAAAACAATCTTTTGAACAACAAGAACCTCTTACTGGTGCTCgtaaagaagaagtagaagagaaagaaaaagttgTTGATGAtgcagaaaaagaagaagaagctgccAGGGGACATGAAGTTCAAGAAAACCCTAGAGTTGAAGAGCATGTGGTAACAAAAATTGAGCCGACCAAAACACAAATCAAGTCATCCCCACCCATTTCCACATTCAACCCTTTTGATGCTATTGGA GAGGTTagtgatgttgatgttgatgacgatgatgatgaggaggaggaggacgaAAACAATTGTGATGATTAA